A part of Mesoplodon densirostris isolate mMesDen1 chromosome 10, mMesDen1 primary haplotype, whole genome shotgun sequence genomic DNA contains:
- the CXCR6 gene encoding C-X-C chemokine receptor type 6: protein MAEYDYGDSGFFNASNDSSQGHEHFLQFSKLFLPCMYLVVFICGLVGNSLVLVIYIFYQKLKSLTDVFLMNLPLADLVFVCTLPFWAYAGIHEWVFGKVMCKTLLGIYTLNFYTSMLILTCITMDRFIAVVQATKAYNQQAKRMAWGKAICLSIWVVSLLVSLPQIIYGNVLYLDKPVCGYHNEEISTMVLATQMTLGFFLPLLAMIVCYSVIIKTLLQARGFQKHKSLKIIFLVVAVFLLTQTPFNLVKLIRSTSWEYHTMTSFHYAITVTEAIAYLRACLNPVLYAFVGLKFRKNFWKLVKDAGCLPYLGVSSQWKGSEDTSRTASASRNMEATSMFQL from the coding sequence ATGGCCGAGTATGACTACGGAGACTCCGGGTTCTTCAACGCTTCCAATGACAGCAGCCAGGGGCATGAACACTTCCTACAGTTCAGCAAGTTGTTCCTGCCCTGCATGTATTTGGTGGTGTTCATCTGTGGCCTGGTGGGGAACTCCCTGGTGCTGGTCATATACATCTTCTACCAGAAGCTGAAGAGCCTGACGGACGTGTTCCTAATGAACCTGCCCTTGGCTGACCTGGTGTTCGTCTGTACTCTGCCCTTCTGGGCCTATGCAGGCATCCATGAGTGGGTCTTTGGCAAGGTCATGTGCAAAACCCTGCTGGGCATCTACACTTTGAACTTCTACACGTCCATGCTCATCCTCACCTGCATCACCATGGACCGCTTCATTGCAGTGGTTCAGGCCACCAAGGCCTATAACCAGCAGGCCAAGCGGATGGCCTGGGGTAAGGCCATCTGCTTGTCCATCTGGGTAGTTTCCCTGCTGGTTTCCTTGCCGCAGATCATCTATGGCAACGTCCTTTACCTTGACAAGCCTGTCTGCGGCTATCACAACGAGGAGATTTCCACCATGGTTCTGGCCACCCAGATGACACTGGGGTTCTTCCTGCCACTGCTTGCCATGATTGTCTGCTACTCAGTCATAATCAAGACACTGCTTCAGGCCCGAGGCTTCCAGAAGCACAAGTCTCTGAAGATCATCTTCCTGGTGGTGGCGGTGTTCCTGCTGACCCAGACACCCTTCAACCTCGTGAAGCTCATCCGCAGCACGAGCTGGGAGTACCACACCATGACTAGCTTTCACTATGCCATCACAGTGACAGAGGCCATCGCCTACCTGCGTGCCTGCCTTAATCCTGTGCTCTATGCCTTTGTTGGCCTGAAGTTTCGGAAGAACTTCTGGAAACTTGTGAAAGACGCTGGCTGCCTCCCTTACCTGGGTGTCTCAAGCCAATGGAAGGGTTCAGAGGACACTTCCAGGACTGCTTCAGCCTCTCGCAACATGGAGGCGACCAGCATGTTCCAGCTGTAG